atttttattttatatctacacatttttataaaataatagttcttgaaatattaaaacaagataaatataattaaataaacaaagctttttattgtttttttttttaaatataaacacaatttagataaataaaacatatttaTCAATGATTATTAAGCTATTTCAATATCAAAATTAAGGTAATTGTTCataagtaataattttaaaatagtacTGTAATCTCTAATAGTTGTGTTATTAGCATAATgccaattattatttttgaaacataCTAAATGTTTTATTATGTTAAAGCTATGTTTTATTGATAggtaacaaatataaaattaaaaatagttagaattatttatttcaattggcAGTTTTATCCATTAATTAACAAATACAGCAATTCTGTAGTATTTTGAACGGCTTATTtcgaatttgtatttataaatattgttgcactaatcgttcgatattttgcaacaattttttcccatAATAAATACAAGTTTATGTGTTTTAAACAAATCATGTAGCTGTTCTCCATGTGATAACATCCTTCTGATCTACATTCCAACACTATTGTGTaccaattttatgaaaaatttcaaGTATCATTTAATCCAATGCAGCAGCAccagaaataatttcaattagtTCCCTAGTAATCACAGCTTGTCGTGTACGATTGAATGTTAACGTTAGTTTGTCTATCATTTCTCCTGCATTTTTACTAGCATTATCCATAGCTGTCATACGACTAGACTGTTCACTGCATGCACCTTCCTTCATAGAATAGAATAATAGAGAAGCCAGGGAGAATTCTAAGTAGCTTTGAATAACTTCTTCATCAAGAGAATCATATACAGATAATTTAGGTGCTGTGACCACAGCATTTTTATCAAAAAGAGGCAGTTGGTCAACAGCATATGACACTACTGATTTGAATCGATTATAAACAATGCGTCCAGAACCAAAAGTGTAcctgtaaatattaaataaacattatacgttatactactaatgaattatattttactATAGATATTGTATAAACAAACTTATATCAATCTTAACAAAATCATATATAATTAgtgttatttatttacaatatttataatactaAATGCAAGAAAACATACCCACTATTCATAATTTCAGTTGCCACTTTAGCAGCATCATTAAATGTGGGTGGCTTACGaccaacttcagatgcaacaaatagTATATTATTAGCAAATAAACGTGATAAAATTGCTCGTGATTTCTCaccaatgcatacaatttttgtgtTTTCACGTGCATTGGAATCTGATAAAAGAGAATCCCTAATGTTACGAGAAACTCCAGTGTGTACAGCACCGCACAGTCCACGGTCGCTTGTTACTGCTATTACTAGTTTTTTTGGTTCTTCTGATGGTTCTTGAATTTCAGCTTGTTCATAAAAGGCTTTTGTACCAACACCAAGTGGACGAGCTTGTTTCAAATCACGTTCTGCTCTATTATATTTAGCAGCAGACACCATTTTCATTGATTGTGTAATCTTTTGAATATTCTTTACAGACTTCAATCTTATGGAAATGGCTTTAAGGGTTGCCATACcgcgttgttgttgctgctgctgctgctgtgcaGCAAGCCGCACGATCGTTGTCATGTGATTGGAAAACATTTTGAAGTTGATTAATGTCCCTGTGAATTTacataagaaatatatatatactgttGTTAGAAATGCtatattatgtataattaaatatattcattTATCTTGTTTAAAAATCTTCAAAAACgttaataacaaaattaacagtttaattatttcaaaaaagCAACTGTATAttcaatatatgtatacacTTCTGCATAATgagtttattttcaaattaaatattctttttagaTATAGACATTATTTCcttcttttattattaaaaaatgttattaaactatagttaaataattaatattcttaatataaaattatataaatttaattttacatttacattcATATgcgcatgtgtgtgtgtgtacacaaGCTTATATATGCTACAAGTGTTACTTCAAAATGCTaatgtaacaattttatttaggaaaaaagaatttaaatcgttaaaaatataatatagaaaatatttacttGTGATGTCTTTACACTTTTTTTAAGTTCTACCTAAAACTATCATACTTTAGGACAATACATAATCGAACACTtgttacaaatacaaatacaatgaCAACATAAACTAAATTTTAcatgaaataaaattctaaagaTATACAAATTATAATCTTATGAATGAAGGAaaacttattaaaaaatatatttaacttaCCGACACAGTCATTCaagttttgaaaaatgaaacaataaattgtataaagaatatattaattaaataataagcGTAACATATGAAAAAGTaatatacaattttcttttttattaattattgttatttaaatattatataccaACTTACTTTACTAcatttaattcattttattatattaaaaaa
The Ptiloglossa arizonensis isolate GNS036 chromosome 3, iyPtiAriz1_principal, whole genome shotgun sequence genome window above contains:
- the Atpsyngamma gene encoding ATP synthase, gamma subunit, whose amino-acid sequence is MFSNHMTTIVRLAAQQQQQQQQRGMATLKAISIRLKSVKNIQKITQSMKMVSAAKYNRAERDLKQARPLGVGTKAFYEQAEIQEPSEEPKKLVIAVTSDRGLCGAVHTGVSRNIRDSLLSDSNARENTKIVCIGEKSRAILSRLFANNILFVASEVGRKPPTFNDAAKVATEIMNSGYTFGSGRIVYNRFKSVVSYAVDQLPLFDKNAVVTAPKLSVYDSLDEEVIQSYLEFSLASLLFYSMKEGACSEQSSRMTAMDNASKNAGEMIDKLTLTFNRTRQAVITRELIEIISGAAALD